The Pogoniulus pusillus isolate bPogPus1 chromosome 27, bPogPus1.pri, whole genome shotgun sequence genome segment CCCTTTACAGTTTCGTTTTTAAATCAGCGTGTCTATAAAAGTAGCACTACAGCGGGCACAAATACCTAGAAGCCTGTAAATCATCATCCCTCAAGTGCAGCCACTCATACCGCAAGCTCTAAGCAAGCAGGATTGTCCAACATGATCGAAATTTTGAAGGGGCCTGACTTTGTGAGGGGCTGCTCCTCATTAGCTCTGCTTTGAACCTCTCCACGTCGTCTCCATTCAGGGACACTAAAGCTGGAACCACCCAACATAATTTGCCACTCCTGGAAGTGAGGGCCAAGGCAGTCTCCAGAAGATGCAAACGAGGGGAGGCCAAGAGCCCTCGCTGCTGCCTGAAGCTCTGGCAGCCCCTGTTTTACCGGCCCCCCACCTACCGGGATGGTTCTGTTCTTTACCTACCGTCTGAGGTCTCCTGAAAAGCCTTTTTGATCTCTTTCAACAGCTCTTCTGCTACTGCTGGCAAGGTACAGTCCATCTCATTGGCAGAGGTCTCACGACTGGAAGCAAGACAGCAGGAAACCATTAAGGTCACTGCAGATACTACACACAGGAGCCGTTCATCTGGGCAGTGCTCTCAGTTAGGCCAACGAAGGGCGTCCTCAGCCACTTTCCACGCGCTTTTCACACGCTCCCAGAACGAAAGGTTTCCCAAAACACACAAACGTCCCCCAGATACCTCCAAGTAGAAACAGATCCCGTGCAGGGGACGGGGCAGGGGAGCGGGGAGCCGGAACGGGAGCACAGACGGCAAGAGGAGGCGGCTCGGGTCCAGCGCGTTGCGGCGCTAGGCGAAGGCCGATCCCCGCAGAGGAGGCCGCACAGCCCACCCTCTCTCTGCCACCCGTGTCCCTGAGGCCGCGGGGCTCGGCCGTGCCCAGGCCCCGTGATCCGCGCCTGGAGGGCGACCCCCAcacggcggggccggggccggggccggggccgggctgGGCCTCACCCGCGCGGGGCAGCCACGAGCGCGCGCCCCCATGGCAACGGCCGCCCCGGCCCACGTGACCCGCCGGCGTCACGTGGCCAGCCCGCGGTCTTAAAGGGCCCGCGGGGAGGATGCTGGCGACGGCGCTGCCGCGGGCCCTGTGCCGCTGGTCCCGGTGCCCGTGGGCTGCCCGGCGCTGCTCCGCGCCGCCCGCGCTGTCCCAGGCCCTGCGCCCATGGCCTGCCTGGTGCGGTGGGGCCCGCGGGGAGGAGCGCAGCGGCGGGACGGGGTTCGAGAAGCGGCCGTGGGCCCGGCCGGTCGGGGGAGCCCTGGGCTTCCTGGGAGGTGAGGCGAGCGGCGGGACGGtgcggggcagggcaggacaggaCAGTGCGGTCACCTTCGCCCCGCagccttctctcttttcccaaaGGATGATGAGGAGAGCGACGAGGACGCCATTatcctcctgctgaagaaagCCAAGGTGAGGCATGGGGCCCTGAAGGCTAAGGTCATGTCGGCGGGCGCTGCAGGGTGTTAGCTCGGCATAGACCTCGGCGGTGACCTGCCCCTTGGCGTTCTCCGCTCCCTCCGCAGCTCAGCATCATGAAGGGCGAGCTGGAAAAGGCCGATCAGCTCCTGCATCAAGCCCTGCGGCTGTCGCACCAGTCGGAGAACACGAAAGCTATCGTCTACACCTACAGTATGGTGAGCCTCCAGGGTAGGGGCTGGCCGAGCCACCCTTCTGTCGGGCAGGCATGGGACATAacggctgcagctgccttggaAGCGGTGTGGCAATGGTGGAGCTGTGGGTAGAAGCAGTTCCGTTCGGGCAAGTCCTCACTTTAGCAGTGTCTGTCTCTTCCAGATGGCAAACGTGGCCTTCATGCAGGGACAGCTAGAAAATGTGAGTcaatctctctttccttctgaaCTTTAAGAGGCTAACACCCTGTGCAAATCTAGTGTAAGATCATAAAGGTGTGGCATGCTGCAAAAAGCTGAAAACTGAGTTGTGAGGCAGAGATCTTCCAGTACAAAGGCAAAGATCTGTCTTGAGACTGCAGTCCTGTGGAGCATGTGCTGCTTTCACAGTTAAACCTGGAGCCTCAGTGTGGTGTGCAAGGGAGGGAATTCTTCATCCCTGAGATGCTGTTTGTCATTTAGATGGCTGACTCATGGGGAATCTGGGAGAGCCTTGAAGGCACTTAGATGTGGTGAACTAACGGCTGGTGTAGCAATCCTGAAGCAGCTACTGAAGGGACCCAGTAGCTGGCAGTAGCATTGGGATCTGGTTAGCCTTTCACATCTGACTGGCCTTTACGTACAATATAAATGCCACAAACTGAGACAGGCTTCTCCCAGTAGTCTGCCTGTGGGAAGGGTAGAAATCTTTCTGTGGTGCCATCGTCCTTCAGTGTTCTCTTCAAAATTCTCATTTCAGGCAGAAAAGCTCTACAAGGCAACTATGAGCTATTTGCTTGCAGGGGACACAAAGGAGGTATGTTCTGACAAAGGCTTTCAGCTGAAGTGCTTTAACAGTGTGGTGCATAACTCTTTGGTCCACTTCTTGTGGTGCAGTACCTCCTACTGGAAATTGGCAATACTAGCTCTGAGCTTGCCAGCTTCTCAGGAACTTTCTTTACTGGATGGCAGCTCTGGAGACAACAGGATGGGGATACCAATGTCTAAACTTGTTCTCTGATAATGTTTCTTCTGGGGAGATGTAAGAGTAACGATGCATTGTGTGTCCTCCTGGCAGGATGACAATGCGATCCTTGAGATGTCCCTCAAGCTGGCCAGTATCTATGCTGCTCAGAAACAGTGAGTTCTCTGCTAAAGGCattttttgctttaattttgGCTTCACAGTGGCATTGGTGGCCAAGCAGAGGCTCTTTAAGAACAGAGTGCCTGAGGAAGCTTTTATGTGACAAGGTACCATCAACATCCAGGTTTCCACAGACAGGGTATTGGCCTACCCCCTGTCATGCAGCACAGTGGTTGCCCTTAGGACCTGCCCAGGGAAGAATCAGGATGTAGAACACATCGTCCTTTAATTTAAAAGCCATACCAcacaggagaaggctttgaagcaGCTGGTGGTTAGTAACTTGAAGCTTCATTTTCAGTGGAGCATCAGCATGGGTTGCCTTAGCTGGCCTGAAGGGAGGGGAGCCTTCATCTCTTGGATCCCTTTGCCTGTGGGTCACGAGAAGGGTCCAGGCCATGATCAagaaagcagcactgagggcaAGAATGGTGTAATCATGCGGAAAAAGCTGTCTTACAGATTCTCTGGAGTTGAGGAACTAAAAGTGTTCACATCTGTGCCTTCAGAGGTGGAAGGAACTTTCCTTTGAGTTGTTGTATTTTGCAGGGACAAATTAGCCCTGGCTGGCTACCAGTTCTGCATTCTGACCTTAGAGGAGAAGGTTGCCAAGCAAAAGGACTTGCCTGAGGATGTCTTACCAGGTGGGTCTGCCTTGCCTACCAAAGGCTCCTCTCCTATTTTCTCCATTTTCCCTGTCCACGATGCTGCTTTCTGTATTGCCTAAGCATCATCTTCAGGTCAATCCATTGTCTCCACACTGTGTAGGTTTCCTGCTCTCATAGGATGGAGATTTATGTTGGATCTTGTAGAAGTAATCACTTTCAATCCTCTCTATTTGCAGCTGAAGAAAAGGCCAACACCCAACTCTTGCTTGGAATGAGCCTAGACTCCTATGCTCGCTATCTCCAAAGCATCAGCCGGCTCCCCACGGCCCAGAAAATGTatgagaaggctctgcagaTATCAACTGATGTGCAGGGAGAGACTCATCCACAGGTGATGTGTACAATGATGGTTGAACTACAAGGGAAAGAGAGGCTAATACAGAGAAGGAGGTAGCTTTGCTGCCACCACACACAGCACTAAGGTTCTGTTTTCCTGCCAGGAATAAGGAGCATGTGGCATGCTGAAGTATAAATACCACACTGGAATCTTCTGTGGGAAACAGCCTTTTATTAGTGTATCAGTgtggtgctcctgctgctccaaaCTTCTACACGAGGCTTGCTCTGAGGCTTGCTTTTCCATCCTGGTGCAGACTGTGGTCCTGATGAATGACTTGGCAACTGTGCTGGATGCTCAGGGGCACTATGACGAGGCTCACTCCTACGTgaagagagcagctgagctggcaaaAGAGACTCAGCATCCTGAGGAGCACATGGTGCTGAACAACCTGGCAGCAATTCTGATGCACAAAGGTAGGTAAATAGATGCCCAGTCTGTGTCACTGTGCTTGTGCTGACTGCAGTTACCTTTAGTTCTGATACTGGTTTTAGTTTAAGCTGTAGTTCTGCTGATTTGGGGTAGGCAACTGTTGAGTTCAAGATAAATGCAGTAGCGATGCACCTGACTCAAAAGGATGCCAGGGGATCTTgtttcccttgtcctgtccatgCAGTGATTAGTTCTAAAATAACAAAAGCTTCAGACTTCTTTCAGTAGGATCTTAAATACTGAAGCACTACCTTGTTCCATCATCACTGCTGCTTTTTAGCTCTCAGTTGGCAGCCTGTACTGAGTGTTGtctgaacctcccttgttcttgATGTGATTCAAGTAGTCCTTGCTTATCCCTTGCATGTGGTCAGCTTCAGGAAGGGCCTATGAAAACAGTAGGCCAGCTATGCTACTTTTTCTTGCTGCAGAAGACTTCCTACAAGCAAAACAAGTGTACAAAGAAGCTCTCAAGCAGGCACAACAGAAAGGAGATGCTGCTTCTGTCCAGCACATCCAGCAAGAACTGTCTGAGCTGGCCAAGAGGAGAAAGGCCTCCAAGTAAGTTTGGCTGGAGTCCAGCCTTCAGGTGgctgacagagcagcacagcagaggctggtCACTACTAGAGCCTGGGACCAGCAATGAGGAATTTAAGGACTGCTTAACAAAGAGGGCTACTATTGCCTAGCAATTTAGCctaaaataaagagaaattTTAACTATGTAAATGTGTGATGTAGTCTGTGGTTAATGATCCACTGTGCCTGTGGTGTAACTTTGTCTTGTCTGGCCTGGAGTGGTCATGTGCTCCTCCTGACTGTGTTTGAAGCATGGCTACACTAAAGCCAAATAATAGGAAAAGCAAGCAGGAACTGTCTCACCCTTCACATGCTGGCCAGCTTGGGGGCTGTGCTGTCACTGTGTGCCAGACTTCATGCCCTGGGACAGAGCTGTAACTCCatgttctttacagagaggctGCCTGAAGATCAAGTGTATTTTTGCAAGGTATTTAGCATCCAAAGATagaagatgccctctcaggAGGGGTAAGACTGTTACCAAACCAGCTGCTGTCAAAAATAAACCACTCTGCTACCTTACCTCAGCCAAGAGCCCACAGTGCCAAAGCAGTCCTCCTTTCTTGGATAGGCCAGTCCTAGAATGCTGAGGCTTCCTGGTATGTCCAGACTGTCAGGTTTGTAAGCTCCATGCCTTCATGTGGATCTCCTAGGAAGAGCCTGCCTGTACAACAGATTCCGCCAGTTCTGCCCTGCAGGAAAGCCTCACCTTAAAGGAAAACTAAAGCAGAAGTTACCAAATTCCTATTTAGCTATGACAGTAAAACTGACTGAAATTCTCTCACTAGCCAGACACTATTTTAACCTCTTAAACTCCTTCTGGTTGGTAcaacctttaatattaatacagCAGTATTggtgtctgcagctctgcttaaTTTTGAGCTAAGAGGCACAGAGTTTTTCTAGAGCTGTTCCCAGAAGCTGGAAAGACTTAAGTCAAATACACAGCTTTGTTATCAGCAAACTAGGAAGTAAAAATTACTATTACAGGCTGTAAGAGATTAGACCTAATCTTTCATGTTCTGTTTTGTGAGTTGCAGACCTTGACACTCCAGTGGTGTTTAGCTGGGACCCTTGCAGCACCTCCTCAGGGAAGTGTTTTGCCTGTTCTTAACATAGCTTGATGCTGCAAAACAAGAGGGAGACACAGGAAAAGCAAATGGAGAACTGATCCCCTTTATTGATTGGTCTGAATCCAGAAGTCACTGTCTACTGAAGACattgtgtggaaaaaaaaaaaggtagagtTTTATGATGCATGGGTTTTTCAAGTCTTAAATGATTTCATATCAGAATCACCAAACATATCAAGATGAAAGCAGTGTGAAAGCGCTGATCAGAAATCAGTTAAAAATCTGTAGTAAACTACACTTTGTAAACATGATTTACAAACACCCTCCTGTTTGAAACAGGTCAGATGTAATTCCATACTTGAAGATTACTGGAATTGTGGTAAACCCTAACTTAGGCTCTGGAGAGGTTCTGGTTTCGTGttgtggttgggtttgtttttttttaaacagtggAGAAGTTAAAATTCAGGtaacaaacaaaagcagcaacatTTTATGTGCAAATGCCTCTCAAGCTGTATCTTAGGAGAAAGTGACTGTCCTGCCTTAGGTatcttgctgctgcagcagcaataaCACAAAGCTTTGCAATGAACATGCTATACTTACTGTACAGTTAGCAAAGACAGTTGTCTGTACATGCCTCTTTCACCTTGTATTTGTTACAATAAGAAAGTGAGAACAGGTGAGGTTTAGAATGGAAATGAACTCTCCGCTCCAAACCGAAACCTACAACAAGGGCAGATCAACATTTTTTCCAGTATGTGTTGCTGTGGGAACAAGAGAGTTAAAGTAAGAGCACAGGTCTACAAAGAGGAGGTTTAAGCTTTAAGCCAAAAGGGTAAAGGATGAGAAAAAAAGCCTTTCTTAAAGACTAGAAAGAGACTTaagactctgctctggtgcagtGTTTTAAAGTAGCAAAATAACTCTGTATTTGCAACACTCTGTCAGGTTTCCAAATGAGTTCCTTTGGATTTTGTCTTTACCACACTTGAGGCTTTCCTATCAAGCATTCTAGATTTACTATTGATACTTCTATACTTTTATTCCTGTTTGTAACTGGACCATTACAGTCCTTCCCTCAGATGAAGAGCTCACACAGCTTAAGTTTACATAGCTGCATCGCACCTTCCACAGCGTATTGCAAATGCTGAGCTAAATTAAAAACACTTTGACTTGGAAAAGAACTTGAAGGCAAAGACTCCATTCATCATTGAGATGCAAAAGCAGTTTGGAATCTGACAGACCATGCCACTCCCCCAACTCAGTGCTACTGTAAATCAGTCCTCCTACCCCAGATTTAAATTCACTTCCTGAGGTCAGTGCAGCAAAAGAGAAGTTGCTTTTGAAGATGGATGTCAGGACATCCTGTGAGATCACTAACCAGATGCATGGATACATGAGCTACAAGCAGGCATTGATAGACGAATGATTAAGGAGACTCTCCTAGTACCATATACAATTTAAAAAATACAAATCACCCTACCAAGTATTGCACACTTCAGGAGTTAAGCCAAGCATCTGTAGGGACTTCCACCAAAAGCTTGCTTATAGGGCTGGGGATTGGGATGCAGACTTGATTATTAACACAAGGTTTTGAAGGTAAACCTCCCAGTCCCTATTTCCAACTGCCTGTA includes the following:
- the TTC19 gene encoding tetratricopeptide repeat protein 19, mitochondrial: MKGELEKADQLLHQALRLSHQSENTKAIVYTYSMMANVAFMQGQLENAEKLYKATMSYLLAGDTKEDDNAILEMSLKLASIYAAQKQDKLALAGYQFCILTLEEKVAKQKDLPEDVLPAEEKANTQLLLGMSLDSYARYLQSISRLPTAQKMYEKALQISTDVQGETHPQTVVLMNDLATVLDAQGHYDEAHSYVKRAAELAKETQHPEEHMVLNNLAAILMHKEDFLQAKQVYKEALKQAQQKGDAASVQHIQQELSELAKRRKASK